The Erythrobacter aurantius genome includes a window with the following:
- a CDS encoding class II aldolase/adducin family protein — MATQLKPDSSLEGKVSKEEWQARLDLAACYRIFDHLGWSESIYNHISVAVPGEKDTFLINPFGLLYDEVTASNLVKIDVEGNNVGGSPYMVNKAGFTQHAYFHKHLGDRANAICHVHTTATMAVASHKDGLLPTNFYACNFQNQIGYHDFEGVTVRPEEGERLVRNLGNHSILMLRNHGPVVMDRTIPGMFVKMWALQRACEIQVATLSQGAANIVPQEVVDVHQRDLSVMSGQGGSGLFDFEAWKRRIDRIDSSWRN, encoded by the coding sequence ATGGCAACCCAGCTTAAGCCCGACAGCAGCCTCGAAGGTAAGGTCAGCAAGGAAGAATGGCAGGCCCGGCTCGATCTCGCCGCGTGCTATCGCATCTTTGACCACCTCGGCTGGTCGGAATCGATCTACAACCACATTTCCGTCGCGGTTCCGGGTGAGAAGGATACTTTCCTGATCAACCCGTTTGGCCTGCTCTATGATGAAGTGACCGCTTCGAACCTCGTCAAGATCGACGTCGAAGGCAACAATGTCGGCGGTTCGCCCTATATGGTGAACAAGGCCGGCTTCACCCAGCACGCCTATTTCCACAAGCATCTGGGCGACCGCGCGAATGCGATCTGCCACGTCCACACCACGGCGACGATGGCCGTTGCCAGCCACAAGGACGGCCTGCTGCCGACCAATTTCTATGCCTGCAATTTCCAAAACCAGATCGGCTACCACGATTTCGAAGGCGTGACCGTGCGTCCCGAAGAGGGTGAGCGGCTGGTGCGCAATCTCGGCAACCATTCGATCCTCATGCTGCGCAACCACGGCCCGGTGGTGATGGACCGCACGATTCCGGGCATGTTCGTCAAGATGTGGGCGCTGCAACGCGCTTGCGAAATCCAGGTCGCGACCCTGTCGCAGGGTGCGGCCAACATCGTCCCGCAGGAAGTCGTCGATGTGCACCAGCGCGATCTTTCGGTGATGTCCGGGCAGGGCGGTTCCGGCCTGTTCGATTTCGAGGCGTGGAAGCGCCGGATTGACCGGATCGACAGCAGCTGGCGCAACTGA
- a CDS encoding TonB-dependent receptor, with the protein MIAKQPMTYRLARTALLLGCAAMAFPALAETTEAGSGVAAESSAEDSADRGPNIVVTGDVLYSNEMNALKTPTPIIDVPQSLSITTADQIIQQGFDSIGDIVLYTPGVTSSQGEGHRDAVVFRGVRSTADFFVDGVRDDVEYYRGLYNLEQVEILRGPNALLFGRGGTGGILNRVTKKGVIGENFTGFRTSVDTFGAFDIWADVNLATGENSALRINAAYENLNNHRDFFDGDQFAINPTFRAQLGDRTTIDLAYEYIDHERFIDRGIPTDDNGDPVRGLKDITFGDPEENYTTFQAHVLRGTLQHVFSDNLKGNLTASWGDYDKVYSNYFPVGYNPATNVVAMDGYIDTTQRQNLVLSGNLIGEFATGGIEHTLIVGGEFIDTSNNNDRFNPVFDTAVLDGRRTDVEFFPAVRPLPLRGGVGTTADGRTTRGPFTALNDDTEADLAVVSAYIQDEIKLAEWIRVVLGARFDSFEITVLDNRTGAVRTRKDEEITPRLGLILKPQQNLSIYTSYSETFLPRSGDQFADINPPADALEPDTFSNLEAGVKWDIRPGLALTGAVFQIEQSSPQVADNNPGTLDVIDSKIRGFEAQLQGQVTDWWFLSAGYSYLDGEQQSRTGPTGRRLRELPENMFSIWNNFQATDQLGFGLGLTAQDESFADNGNTATLPSYARVDMAVFYDVNENLRLQVNVENLFDELYFPNAHSANELTVAPPLNARFTITGRF; encoded by the coding sequence ATGATTGCAAAACAACCGATGACCTATCGACTCGCCCGCACCGCTCTCTTGCTCGGCTGCGCAGCAATGGCGTTCCCCGCGCTCGCGGAAACCACCGAAGCAGGTAGCGGCGTCGCTGCGGAAAGTTCCGCCGAGGATTCAGCCGATCGCGGACCGAATATCGTCGTCACCGGCGATGTCCTCTATTCCAACGAAATGAATGCGCTGAAGACGCCGACCCCGATCATCGACGTCCCGCAATCGCTCAGCATCACCACCGCCGATCAGATCATCCAGCAGGGCTTCGATTCAATCGGGGACATCGTGCTTTACACCCCCGGTGTCACCAGTTCGCAGGGCGAAGGACACCGCGATGCCGTGGTGTTCCGGGGCGTCCGGTCCACCGCCGACTTCTTCGTCGACGGGGTACGGGATGACGTCGAATATTATCGCGGTCTCTACAATCTTGAGCAGGTGGAAATCCTGCGGGGCCCCAACGCCCTGCTGTTCGGACGCGGCGGAACCGGCGGCATCCTCAATCGCGTGACCAAGAAGGGTGTCATCGGCGAGAATTTCACCGGCTTCCGCACCTCGGTTGACACTTTCGGCGCCTTCGACATCTGGGCGGACGTCAACCTCGCCACGGGTGAGAACTCGGCGCTGCGGATCAACGCAGCCTATGAGAATCTCAACAATCACCGCGATTTCTTCGACGGTGATCAATTCGCCATCAACCCCACCTTCCGCGCACAATTGGGTGATCGCACCACCATCGATCTCGCCTATGAATATATCGATCACGAACGCTTCATCGATCGCGGCATCCCCACCGATGACAACGGCGATCCGGTTCGTGGCCTAAAGGACATTACCTTCGGCGACCCGGAAGAAAACTACACCACCTTCCAGGCCCATGTCCTGCGCGGCACGCTGCAACATGTGTTCTCGGACAATCTGAAGGGCAATCTCACCGCTTCGTGGGGTGACTACGACAAGGTTTACTCCAACTATTTCCCAGTCGGCTACAACCCCGCCACCAATGTTGTGGCGATGGATGGCTATATCGACACGACGCAGCGCCAGAATCTCGTGCTTTCAGGAAATCTGATCGGTGAATTCGCGACTGGCGGGATCGAGCATACGCTGATCGTGGGTGGCGAGTTCATCGACACAAGCAACAACAATGATCGCTTCAACCCGGTGTTCGACACGGCAGTGCTCGATGGCCGCCGCACCGATGTCGAATTCTTCCCGGCAGTTCGCCCGCTGCCCCTGCGCGGAGGCGTCGGCACGACGGCAGACGGACGCACAACCCGCGGCCCGTTCACCGCGCTCAATGACGACACCGAAGCCGATCTGGCGGTAGTTTCGGCTTACATCCAGGACGAGATCAAGCTGGCGGAATGGATCCGGGTGGTGCTGGGCGCGCGGTTCGACAGTTTCGAAATCACCGTGCTCGACAATCGCACTGGAGCGGTTCGCACCCGAAAGGACGAGGAGATCACCCCTCGGCTCGGCCTGATCCTGAAGCCGCAGCAGAACCTTTCGATTTACACCAGCTATTCGGAAACCTTCCTGCCGCGTTCGGGCGATCAGTTTGCCGATATCAACCCACCGGCTGACGCACTGGAGCCGGATACCTTCTCCAACCTCGAAGCCGGGGTGAAGTGGGACATCCGCCCGGGCCTCGCGCTGACGGGTGCGGTATTCCAGATCGAGCAATCATCACCGCAAGTTGCGGACAACAATCCGGGCACGCTTGATGTCATCGATTCGAAGATCCGCGGCTTCGAAGCCCAGTTGCAGGGGCAGGTCACCGATTGGTGGTTCCTTTCGGCCGGCTATTCCTATCTCGACGGCGAACAGCAAAGCCGTACCGGCCCGACCGGCCGGCGCCTGCGCGAACTGCCTGAGAACATGTTCTCGATCTGGAACAACTTCCAGGCGACCGATCAACTTGGTTTCGGGCTTGGCCTTACGGCGCAGGACGAAAGCTTTGCCGACAACGGCAATACGGCGACGCTGCCGTCCTATGCGCGGGTCGATATGGCGGTGTTCTACGACGTGAACGAGAACCTGCGTTTGCAGGTCAATGTCGAAAACCTGTTTGACGAACTGTATTTCCCCAACGCCCACTCTGCCAATGAGTTGACAGTGGCGCCGCCGCTCAACGCGCGGTTCACGATTACGGGACGTTTCTGA
- a CDS encoding arsenate reductase family protein, whose amino-acid sequence MKATIWHNPKCGTSRKTLAILENLSKVDLTVVEYLKDPPSREKLAQLFADAGMTPAEGLRLRGTDAEERGLPQADADTILDAMVADPILINRPLVETEKGVALCRPQDEVLKLL is encoded by the coding sequence ATGAAGGCAACCATCTGGCACAATCCCAAATGCGGTACTTCGCGAAAGACGCTGGCGATCCTTGAAAACCTTTCGAAGGTCGATCTGACGGTGGTGGAATACCTCAAGGACCCGCCTTCGCGCGAAAAGCTCGCGCAACTGTTCGCCGACGCCGGAATGACGCCGGCCGAAGGGTTGCGTCTCCGCGGCACCGACGCGGAGGAGCGTGGCCTGCCGCAAGCCGATGCAGACACCATCCTTGATGCGATGGTCGCCGATCCGATCCTGATCAACCGCCCGCTTGTGGAAACGGAAAAGGGTGTGGCGCTGTGCCGCCCGCAGGATGAAGTGTTGAAACTTCTGTAG
- a CDS encoding MATE family efflux transporter, with product MNQQSSSPVKSASAKLTRGSITGHLIGQTLPAIIGVAAIMSIGLVDAYFIGQLGSDALAAISFIFPISVALTSLGVGVMVGINSVVARALGEEDPERAARRANFGIVFAVLVGAIMALALFTLHDPLFRLMNAPDHLLPLIRTYMQPFALGFPLILAIMGFNGVLRGQGEARKTSLVSITYATANWVLDPLLITGAFGFEGLGIVGAAYATVIGWAFGAIMAMALMRRAEIPLDFGLLRDCSLIDPAVSILRVAGPAACSNAINPVGLSILTALVALEGEAAVAGFGAAGRLQSFATVPLLALSGSIGAIVGQNWGAREFDRAREAALWAFGFCIVWGLCIALAMVSGGEFLAFLFTEDADVASEFALYLSIAAWGYAGFGILIVANGILNAVDKASFALTQSALRVFLVMLPFAWLLVGSWGSAAIYSAELAANLFGAVTGILLVSYAIKLRGAR from the coding sequence ATGAACCAGCAATCTTCCTCACCTGTCAAATCAGCAAGCGCCAAGCTGACGCGGGGCAGCATCACCGGGCATCTGATCGGGCAGACCCTGCCCGCGATCATCGGGGTCGCCGCGATCATGTCGATCGGATTGGTGGATGCCTATTTCATCGGCCAGTTGGGCAGCGATGCGCTGGCGGCGATCTCCTTCATCTTTCCGATCTCCGTGGCGCTGACTTCGCTCGGCGTGGGGGTGATGGTGGGCATCAATTCCGTTGTCGCCCGCGCGCTGGGTGAGGAAGACCCCGAACGCGCCGCCCGCCGGGCGAATTTCGGCATCGTTTTCGCAGTGCTGGTTGGCGCGATCATGGCGCTGGCATTGTTCACGCTGCACGATCCGTTGTTCCGGCTGATGAACGCCCCCGATCACCTGCTGCCGTTGATCCGCACCTATATGCAGCCTTTCGCTCTCGGCTTTCCGTTGATTCTGGCGATCATGGGCTTCAACGGGGTGCTGCGCGGACAGGGAGAAGCGCGCAAAACCAGCCTTGTCAGCATAACCTATGCAACAGCCAACTGGGTGCTCGATCCGCTGCTGATTACGGGCGCTTTCGGATTCGAAGGATTGGGCATCGTCGGCGCAGCTTATGCGACCGTCATCGGCTGGGCTTTCGGTGCGATCATGGCGATGGCGTTGATGCGCCGGGCGGAGATCCCGCTCGATTTTGGTCTGCTGCGCGATTGCAGCCTGATCGATCCCGCCGTTTCAATCCTACGGGTGGCCGGCCCTGCCGCCTGTTCGAATGCGATCAATCCAGTCGGCCTGTCGATCCTGACCGCGCTTGTGGCGCTCGAAGGCGAGGCCGCCGTTGCAGGGTTCGGTGCGGCGGGAAGATTGCAGAGTTTCGCGACAGTGCCGCTTCTGGCGCTGTCCGGCTCGATCGGCGCGATCGTCGGACAGAATTGGGGCGCGCGCGAATTCGACCGGGCGCGCGAAGCGGCGCTTTGGGCTTTCGGCTTCTGCATCGTCTGGGGCCTCTGCATTGCACTGGCGATGGTATCTGGCGGCGAATTCCTGGCCTTCCTGTTTACTGAGGATGCCGACGTCGCGAGCGAATTCGCGCTGTATCTGAGCATCGCGGCGTGGGGCTATGCAGGCTTCGGAATCCTGATCGTCGCCAACGGGATATTGAACGCGGTCGACAAGGCTTCGTTCGCGCTGACCCAATCCGCCCTGCGGGTGTTTCTGGTGATGCTGCCCTTTGCCTGGCTGCTGGTCGGCAGCTGGGGCAGCGCCGCGATCTATTCGGCGGAACTCGCCGCCAATCTGTTCGGAGCCGTCACCGGCATTCTGCTGGTCAGCTACGCCATCAAACTGCGCGGTGCGAGATAG
- a CDS encoding MFS transporter, whose translation MAEADAPPDQKSIAANPISGGRMALLFTVMLVTAAGNTAMQSVMPSIGTALQVDDVWISLAYSWSALLWVVCAPIWARRSDKRGRKAMMAVGLTGFIVSMLLCGLALYAGLSGWLSALWALIAFAAARSLYGGFGSAAPPAVQAYVASRTPRSQRTQALSLIASSFGLGTVIGPALAPLMVLPFLGLGLTGPFICFAAIGLAAVLLLRWRLPNDEPQFAARGLAAPYSSGSGAPSDPEASLELEEGEEPPRLGWRDMRLRPWIIAGFFGGHAQAMVLGISGFLVLDRLGLRATPELGAGPVGLVLMAGALATLVAQWGLIPRFDLGPRAATLWGITTAAVGTILLGVAGDLHMIALGYAIASLGFGLFRPGTTAGTSLAVTRAEQGQASGIVASLAGASYIYAPALGVWLYGHSDWLGFGLIVALCLIVLGHGWFALQADRDLTRDRN comes from the coding sequence ATGGCCGAAGCCGACGCCCCGCCTGATCAGAAAAGCATCGCCGCCAATCCGATTTCCGGCGGGCGCATGGCGTTGCTGTTCACGGTCATGCTGGTGACAGCGGCAGGCAACACCGCGATGCAATCGGTGATGCCGTCAATCGGCACCGCGCTGCAGGTAGACGACGTCTGGATCAGCCTTGCCTACAGCTGGTCTGCGTTGTTGTGGGTGGTGTGCGCCCCGATCTGGGCGCGGCGTTCGGACAAGCGCGGACGCAAGGCGATGATGGCGGTGGGTCTGACCGGCTTTATCGTGTCGATGCTGCTTTGCGGACTTGCGCTCTATGCGGGACTTTCGGGCTGGCTTTCCGCGCTGTGGGCGTTGATCGCATTTGCCGCGGCGCGCAGCCTTTATGGCGGTTTCGGAAGCGCAGCGCCCCCGGCGGTGCAGGCCTATGTCGCGTCGCGCACGCCGCGCAGCCAGCGCACGCAGGCGCTGTCGTTGATCGCTTCCAGCTTCGGGCTCGGCACGGTTATCGGTCCGGCACTGGCGCCTTTGATGGTGCTGCCCTTCCTCGGGCTGGGGCTGACGGGGCCGTTTATCTGCTTTGCCGCGATCGGGCTTGCTGCAGTGCTGCTGTTGCGCTGGCGCCTGCCCAATGACGAACCGCAATTTGCGGCACGCGGGCTGGCCGCACCCTATTCGAGCGGTTCGGGTGCGCCGAGCGATCCGGAGGCTTCGCTCGAACTGGAAGAAGGCGAGGAGCCACCCCGTCTTGGCTGGCGTGATATGCGCCTGCGCCCCTGGATCATCGCCGGGTTCTTCGGCGGCCATGCGCAAGCGATGGTATTGGGAATTTCGGGCTTTCTGGTGCTCGACCGGCTGGGCCTGAGGGCGACACCAGAACTTGGTGCGGGGCCGGTCGGGCTCGTATTGATGGCCGGTGCGCTTGCCACGCTGGTTGCGCAATGGGGCCTGATCCCGCGCTTCGACCTCGGGCCGCGCGCCGCGACGCTATGGGGCATAACAACGGCGGCTGTCGGGACGATATTGCTTGGGGTGGCGGGCGACCTGCACATGATCGCGCTGGGATACGCCATCGCATCGCTCGGCTTCGGCCTGTTCCGGCCCGGTACCACGGCGGGCACGTCGCTCGCGGTTACCCGCGCGGAGCAGGGTCAGGCATCGGGCATCGTCGCGTCGCTAGCAGGGGCGAGCTACATCTACGCCCCCGCTCTTGGCGTATGGCTGTATGGCCATTCCGACTGGCTCGGTTTCGGCCTGATCGTCGCTCTATGCCTGATCGTTCTCGGCCACGGCTGGTTCGCCTTGCAGGCCGACCGCGATCTGACCCGCGACCGGAACTGA
- a CDS encoding (2Fe-2S)-binding protein, which produces MPRMTINDRPVEFDLDPQMPLLYALREAANLTGTKSCGGGDCVGACMVIVDGTALRSCRITLAEAEGRLITTIEGLSRDRSHPMQQAMVAEQAIQCGYCTPGIVIAGAALLDRNSAPTRAEIEDALQNLCRCGVYPRLVRAVQRAGRVIQRRESISAAPAPGIEAADAAQRVPALRAVPEPSDSGD; this is translated from the coding sequence ATGCCGCGCATGACGATCAACGATCGGCCGGTCGAGTTCGATCTCGACCCCCAGATGCCGCTGCTCTACGCGCTGCGTGAGGCGGCGAACCTTACCGGGACAAAGAGCTGCGGCGGCGGCGATTGCGTCGGCGCGTGCATGGTGATCGTCGATGGCACGGCCTTGCGATCCTGCCGCATCACTCTGGCCGAGGCGGAAGGGCGCCTGATCACCACGATCGAAGGGCTTTCGCGCGATCGCTCGCACCCGATGCAGCAGGCGATGGTGGCCGAACAAGCGATCCAGTGCGGCTATTGCACTCCCGGCATCGTGATCGCCGGTGCCGCCTTGCTGGATCGCAATTCCGCTCCGACCCGCGCGGAGATCGAGGACGCGCTGCAAAACCTTTGTCGCTGCGGCGTCTATCCGCGCTTGGTACGGGCGGTGCAGCGGGCCGGCCGGGTAATCCAGCGGCGCGAAAGCATCAGCGCCGCGCCCGCTCCTGGTATCGAGGCGGCAGACGCGGCCCAGCGCGTTCCCGCGCTGAGGGCTGTCCCTGAGCCTTCCGACTCCGGGGACTGA